One Solibacillus sp. R5-41 DNA segment encodes these proteins:
- a CDS encoding ATPase, T2SS/T4P/T4SS family — translation MEQESIIKHKCEQLLLRASHFDASDLHLLPGEHQYKIMFRKYGQFIHAGELQSDVANRMISYFKFLSSLDISEKRKPQSGAFQKQLNKHYYSFRISTLPSAFQKESLAIRLLRQNYTLPIATLCYDTKTATELCQLVTQSQGLLLISGATGSGKTTSLYSLVQYCSNELSRHVISLEDPVESSQEQLLQIQVNERAGVTYATGLKAILRHSPDVIYTNMFKTFKISINTSNIKFYFERRGGFCLKNKFCVIQREVLTFDNTKETKIIMSIRFANSEIVYPHPITRFIEDILERRKFEINTIKAYAEDLKGFLNYIVEEEGDIGLKDIKIQHAINYLNFLNERIYLNQIGEYTYKRRAKVLEWFFKWLKDKDYLDEKLHSDVYANMFIENKMIIIKKNMFDHPEYGLVLAKEERTGNLLGSEVIHDFPNNRIEYMKTFLEFTLSVVPEIALGIALQFFGGLRKGEVVNLTIDAFPKTITNKDPYYIVIVLDRFDEIFENKISSVHEQVKVPRNQIVLNLGIAHEIYTLHLKRRNKIKTTSNAMFVSGKGTPICGQTYIKKFNYVKELFLDYMLIKDRRTYEYLTLHEWSSHFGRGVFTNFLLDDLGWDLEDVRLMRHDKRVDTTQIYRDKIVLINKAKTILDVIPKIMQQEDIDHLKNVSKMLRK, via the coding sequence ATGGAACAAGAATCCATTATAAAACATAAGTGTGAGCAGTTACTGTTAAGGGCGAGCCATTTTGATGCATCAGATTTGCACTTATTACCAGGGGAACACCAGTACAAAATTATGTTTCGAAAGTATGGGCAATTTATTCATGCTGGCGAACTACAAAGTGATGTTGCAAACAGAATGATTTCTTATTTCAAGTTTTTATCCTCCTTAGATATTAGTGAAAAGCGAAAACCTCAAAGTGGTGCTTTTCAAAAACAGCTAAACAAACATTACTATTCCTTCAGAATTTCTACTTTACCATCTGCCTTTCAAAAAGAAAGCTTAGCCATCCGATTATTACGTCAAAATTATACACTTCCTATTGCAACCCTGTGCTATGATACCAAAACCGCCACGGAACTTTGTCAGCTTGTAACACAGTCGCAAGGTTTATTATTAATAAGTGGTGCAACCGGATCAGGTAAAACGACTTCATTGTATTCCCTCGTGCAATATTGTTCAAATGAGTTATCCCGCCACGTTATATCACTTGAAGACCCAGTAGAAAGTAGCCAAGAGCAACTGTTACAAATTCAAGTTAATGAGCGCGCGGGCGTTACGTATGCGACAGGGCTAAAAGCGATTTTACGCCATTCTCCGGATGTTATATATACAAATATGTTTAAAACGTTTAAAATTAGTATAAACACTAGTAATATAAAGTTTTATTTTGAACGAAGGGGAGGATTTTGTTTGAAAAATAAATTTTGTGTGATTCAAAGAGAGGTTTTAACGTTTGATAATACCAAGGAAACGAAAATAATAATGTCAATCCGATTTGCTAATTCTGAAATAGTTTATCCACACCCCATAACTAGATTTATTGAAGATATTCTAGAGCGTAGGAAATTTGAAATTAATACTATTAAAGCTTATGCGGAAGACCTAAAAGGATTCCTTAACTATATAGTTGAAGAGGAAGGTGACATAGGTTTAAAAGATATAAAAATTCAGCACGCTATCAATTATCTGAATTTTCTGAATGAAAGGATATATCTAAATCAGATAGGAGAATACACGTATAAAAGAAGAGCTAAAGTTTTAGAATGGTTTTTTAAATGGTTAAAGGATAAGGACTATCTAGATGAAAAACTACACTCTGATGTATATGCAAATATGTTTATTGAAAATAAAATGATTATCATAAAAAAGAACATGTTTGATCATCCTGAATATGGTTTGGTTTTAGCGAAAGAAGAAAGAACGGGGAATTTACTAGGCAGCGAAGTAATACATGATTTTCCTAATAATCGGATAGAGTATATGAAGACATTTCTAGAATTTACTTTGTCAGTTGTTCCTGAAATTGCTTTAGGTATTGCATTACAGTTTTTTGGAGGTCTTAGAAAAGGAGAAGTTGTAAACCTTACTATTGATGCTTTTCCAAAAACAATTACAAATAAAGACCCTTATTACATTGTAATAGTGCTAGATAGGTTTGATGAGATATTTGAGAATAAAATCTCTTCAGTACATGAGCAAGTAAAAGTTCCTAGAAACCAAATAGTTCTAAATTTAGGTATTGCACATGAGATATATACTCTACATCTTAAACGAAGAAATAAAATAAAAACAACTTCAAATGCAATGTTTGTTTCGGGTAAAGGAACTCCAATTTGTGGTCAAACTTATATAAAAAAATTTAATTATGTAAAAGAACTATTTTTAGATTATATGTTGATCAAAGATAGAAGAACTTATGAATATTTAACTCTTCATGAGTGGAGTTCTCATTTTGGGCGAGGAGTTTTTACTAATTTTTTATTAGATGATCTAGGGTGGGACTTAGAAGATGTTAGATTAATGCGTCATGACAAACGTGTGGATACAACTCAAATATATAGAGATAAAATAGTTCTAATAAATAAAGCAAAGACTATCCTAGATGTCATTCCTAAAATAATGCAACAAGAAGATATCGATCATTTAAAGAATGTTAGTAAA
- a CDS encoding metalloregulator ArsR/SmtB family transcription factor, producing the protein MIHPIKITSTLADETRFSIYEYMLQHKKHFTVQNIAEEFKIHSNVARLHLTKLAEIGAISSEYLKTGKGGRPGRVYKIKQDGISLSFPRRDPSLLLNWSLDLIAELGDVALEKAKQLSYEDGKQFIHELLIERKHRLPLPFDEKVKLLTNSAQLIGYIPEVTENEGVKTLIFSIYNCPFHDQITRHGEIVCTLHESYLRGQVEMLFETEVFSQFESMLNSCDFCNYKIAIQK; encoded by the coding sequence ATGATACATCCTATTAAAATAACTAGTACATTAGCAGATGAGACGAGATTTTCTATTTATGAGTATATGTTACAACATAAAAAACACTTTACTGTACAAAATATTGCTGAAGAATTTAAAATTCATTCCAACGTAGCCCGACTACACTTAACGAAACTAGCTGAAATTGGCGCAATTTCATCGGAATATTTAAAAACAGGAAAAGGTGGCCGTCCAGGACGTGTATATAAAATAAAACAAGACGGCATCTCATTAAGCTTCCCCCGACGTGATCCTTCTCTTTTATTAAATTGGTCGTTGGATTTAATTGCAGAGTTAGGTGATGTTGCTTTAGAAAAAGCAAAGCAGCTCAGTTATGAGGATGGCAAACAATTCATCCATGAATTATTAATCGAACGAAAACATCGATTACCACTTCCATTTGATGAAAAAGTCAAGCTTTTAACAAATTCAGCACAGCTTATCGGCTATATTCCGGAAGTAACTGAAAACGAAGGCGTAAAAACGCTTATTTTCTCGATTTATAATTGTCCATTCCACGATCAAATTACCCGCCATGGCGAAATTGTTTGTACGTTACACGAATCATATTTACGTGGTCAAGTAGAGATGTTATTTGAAACAGAAGTTTTTTCTCAATTCGAAAGCATGCTAAACTCATGTGATTTTTGCAATTATAAAATCGCGATTCAAAAATAA
- a CDS encoding DUF2626 family protein, which translates to MSNMYKVMAFWTAIFAVLFYLGGMNEVSLLFVGNTGLFLLLGFLNLSERMYMYIFGAYLTVFFAGFTYYTTFLHTPGGGH; encoded by the coding sequence ATGAGCAATATGTATAAAGTTATGGCATTCTGGACTGCTATTTTCGCCGTTTTGTTCTACCTTGGTGGTATGAACGAGGTTTCGCTATTATTCGTAGGTAATACTGGTTTATTTTTATTATTAGGCTTCTTAAATCTTTCAGAGCGCATGTACATGTACATTTTCGGTGCATATTTAACGGTTTTCTTTGCAGGATTTACGTACTACACAACGTTCTTACACACACCGGGTGGAGGACACTAA
- a CDS encoding MBL fold metallo-hydrolase: protein MVNYNVRVYPLGPIQTNCYIVSNKKKECLIFDPGEDANFIMSTLRKNGLKPLAILLTHTHFDHIGAVDAVREGFENLPLYVHEKEVSWLADPLKNGSGKYAELPNYMVKAPNEEHILRQEGPLTISDFTFDVAYTPGHSPGSVSFIFNEDGFAIVGDTLFERSVGRTDLIGGSMKTLVQSIHDKLLSLPEDTIIYPGHGNYTTPAAEMDANPFLNGF, encoded by the coding sequence ATGGTTAACTATAACGTCCGTGTTTACCCACTTGGACCAATCCAAACAAATTGTTACATAGTGAGCAATAAAAAGAAAGAGTGCTTAATTTTTGATCCAGGTGAAGATGCGAATTTTATTATGAGTACGCTTCGTAAAAATGGGTTAAAGCCTCTAGCGATTTTATTAACGCATACTCATTTTGATCATATTGGTGCAGTTGACGCTGTGCGAGAAGGCTTTGAGAATCTGCCGCTTTACGTGCATGAAAAAGAAGTGAGCTGGCTGGCAGACCCGTTAAAAAATGGCTCAGGGAAATATGCAGAACTCCCAAATTACATGGTAAAAGCGCCAAATGAAGAGCATATTCTACGTCAAGAAGGACCGCTTACGATTAGTGATTTTACATTTGATGTAGCCTATACACCAGGGCATTCTCCAGGAAGTGTATCGTTTATTTTTAATGAGGATGGCTTTGCAATAGTGGGGGATACGCTATTTGAACGTAGCGTCGGGCGCACGGATTTAATCGGTGGATCGATGAAAACGTTAGTGCAGTCCATACATGATAAGCTATTGTCTTTACCAGAGGATACAATCATTTATCCAGGGCATGGCAATTACACAACGCCGGCAGCAGAAATGGATGCAAATCCGTTTTTAAATGGTTTTTAG
- a CDS encoding DUF2759 domain-containing protein — MNLLMVIFGLVAIFGVVGVFQSIKEKNILAIAFNAAAAGVFGWFVIMTVLNQGYPPTHH; from the coding sequence ATGAACTTATTAATGGTTATTTTCGGTTTAGTTGCAATTTTTGGCGTAGTTGGCGTATTCCAATCAATCAAAGAAAAAAACATTTTAGCAATTGCTTTTAACGCAGCAGCTGCAGGTGTTTTTGGTTGGTTCGTGATCATGACGGTTTTAAACCAAGGCTATCCACCAACTCATCATTAA